Proteins from a single region of Syngnathus scovelli strain Florida chromosome 7, RoL_Ssco_1.2, whole genome shotgun sequence:
- the thap12b gene encoding THAP domain containing 12b, protein MPNFCAAPNCTRKSTQSDLAFFRFPRDPGRCRIWVENCRRADLEAKTADQLNKHYRLCAKHFDPALVYKTSPYRTVLKDTAIPTIFDLTSHLTNPRVKHRKQIKELTEEDLKRMKERRLASSAEKSQKDAAAEEPIADEPQMSAEEKQLRDYLRSLFEVILMLAKQCIPLESFKGLDGDDAPNNFQALLEYRMHAGDEALRKRFEATAVNSEFLTSAQLSQLLDVCENTVREEVLMEAREGRFFSLVTDDLVDFCGDKHLPLFLRFVNQHNVLREEFLDFVPFDGDEQALVERLEAQLTERWGLIMEDCRGQAHKVTGASATKMKAVAVHLMEKYPLALYMPCSRMALNIHLANSLPFPNVQVLMETLRRLASFFKSAATHAVLTARISAHYQKSDEKVAALHQACGHGWTERHNVFDVLLDILPPLIACLDVIHKNDDGAFESEVAADAYSLAETLADFEMVMTAVVLKSVLTFTRAFGRNLQGETLDAFCAANSLTAVMHSLVEVNDNIDVYHEFWYEEATNMATSMEIPVRVPRLFVQRQRAADMGDIQAEAYFREYVTLPIIQSVMQEVEEMFSEVNLKVLKCLSLVPAIMGQMKFNTSEENSADAYRADLPRPETLAAELHCWRIKWKHRGKEVRLPTTIHETLQLPDIKFFPNVNAFLKVLSTLPVLRMEEQQSATAGERLRAYLDAVPAKLWNRSLAVLNVNGHVKPDLDVMVDKYCRLYPEDEPEMEAEPEEETAAAK, encoded by the exons ATGCCGAATTTTTGCGCGGCCCCAAACTGTACACGGAAGAGCACACAGTCGGATTTGGctttttttcgctttccaagAGACCCTGGAAG ATGTCGAATTTGGGTAGAAAACTGTCGCAGAGCGGACTTGGAGGCCAAAACGGCCGATCAGTTGAACAAACATTACCGATTGTGTGCCAAACATTTCGACCCGGCCCTGGTGTACAAAACA AGCCCTTACAGGACGGTGTTGAAGGATACGGCCATTCCCACCATCTTCGATCTGACCAGCCACTTGACGAATCCTCGCGTCAAACACCGCAAGCAGATCAAAGAACTT ACGGAGGAGGACctaaaacgaatgaaagaacgaAGAT TGGCATCATCTGCTGAAAAGTCCCAAAAAGACGCGGCCGCCGAAGAGCCGATCGCAGATGAACCGCAGATGTCTgcagaggagaagcagctgcgggATTACCTGCGCTCCCTATTTGAAGTGATCCTGATGCTGGCCAAACAGTGCATCCCCTTGGAGTCCTTCAAAGGCCTGGACGGCGACGACGCGCCCAATAACTTCCAGGCGCTGTTGGAGTATCGCATGCACGCGGGCGACGAGGCCCTGAGGAAGCGCTTCGAAGCCACGGCTGTGAACAGCGAGTTCCTCACCTCGGCGCAGCTCTCTCAACTGCTGGACGTGTGCGAGAACACGGTGCGGGAAGAGGTGTTGATGGAGGCCAGGGAGGGACGTTTCTTCTCGCTGGTCACCGACGACTTGGTGGACTTTTGCGGCGACAAGCACCTGCCGCTCTTCCTTCGCTTCGTCAACCAGCACAACGTCCTGCGCGAAGAGTTTTTGGACTTTGTGCCGTTCGACGGTGACGAGCAGGCGCTGGTGGAGCGTCTGGAGGCGCAGCTGACTGAACGCTGGGGGCTCATTATGGAAGATTGCCGCGGGCAGGCGCACAAGGTGACCGGGGCGTCGGCCACCAAGATGAAGGCGGTGGCCGTGCACCTGATGGAGAAGTACCCTTTGGCCCTCTACATGCCCTGCTCGCGCATGGCGCTCAACATCCACCTGGCCAACAGTCTGCCCTTCCCCAACGTGCAGGTGCTCATGGAGACACTCAGGAGGTTGGCTTCCTTCTTCAAGAGCGCTGCGACGCATGCTGTGCTGACCGCCCGCATCTCGGCTCACTACCAGAAAAGCGACGAAAAGGTGGCGGCGCTCCATCAGGCCTGCGGCCACGGCTGGACCGAGCGACACAACGTCTTTGACGTGCTCCTCGACATCCTGCCGCCGCTCATCGCCTGCTTGGACGTCATCCACAAGAATGACGACGGCGCCTTTGAAAGCGAGGTGGCGGCCGACGCGTACTCCCTCGCCGAGACCCTGGCAGACTTTGAGATGGTGATGACCGCCGTGGTCCTGAAAAGCGTCCTCACCTTCACGCGGGCGTTCGGCCGGAACCTCCAAGGCGAGACTCTGGACGCCTTCTGCGCCGCAAACAGCCTGACGGCCGTTATGCACTCGCTCGTGGAGGTCAACGACAACATCGACGTGTACCACGAGTTCTGGTACGAGGAGGCGACAAACATGGCCACCTCCATGGAGATCCCGGTGCGCGTGCCCAGGCTCTTTGTTCAGCGGCAGCGCGCCGCCGACATGGGCGACATCCAGGCGGAGGCCTACTTCCGCGAGTACGTCACGCTGCCCATCATCCAGAGCGTCATGCAGGAAGTGGAGGAAATGTTCTCCGAGGTCAACCTCAAAGTCCTCAAGTGCCTGTCGCTGGTGCCCGCCATCATGGGCCAGATGAAGTTCAACACCAGCGAGGAGAACTCGGCCGACGCGTACCGCGCCGACCTGCCCAGACCCGAGACGCTGGCGGCCGAGCTACACTGCTGGCGCATCAAGTGGAAGCACCGCGGCAAGGAGGTGCGCCTGCCCACCACCATCCACGAGACCCTGCAGCTGCCCGACATCAAGTTCTTCCCCAACGTCAACGCTTTCCTCAAGGTGCTCTCCACGCTCCCCGTGCTTCGGATGGAAGAGCAGCAGAGCGCCACCGCCGGCGAGCGGCTGCGGGCGTACCTGGACGCCGTGCCCGCCAAGCTCTGGAACCGCAGCCTCGCCGTGCTCAACGTCAATGGCCACGTCAAGCCCGACTTGGACGTCATGGTGGACAAATACTGCAGACTCTACCCCGAGGACGAGCCTGAGATGGAGGCGGAGCCCGAGGAGGAGACGGCGGCCGCCAAATGA
- the dyrk1ab gene encoding dual-specificity tyrosine-(Y)-phosphorylation regulated kinase 1A, b isoform X2 encodes MTFLHKMHPGGETSACKPSSVRLAPSFSLHTAGLQMAAPMPHTHQQYSERHQPSTDQSVTVLPYSDQTTQLTANQRHMPQCFRDPTSAPLRKLSIDLIKTYKHINEVYYAKKKRRHQQGQGEDSSHKKERKVFNDGYDDDNYDYIVKNGEKWMDRYEIDSLIGKGSFGQVVKAYDRAEQEWVAIKIIKNKKAFLNQAQIEVRLLELMNKHDTEMKYYIVHLKRHFMFRNHLCLVFEMLSYNLYDLLRNTNFRGVSLNLTRKFAQQLCTALLFLATPELSIIHCDLKPENILLCNPKRSAIKIVDFGSSCQLGQRIYQYIQSRFYRSPEVLLGMPYDLAIDMWSLGCILVEMHTGEPLFSGANEVDQMNKIVEVLGIPPNHIMDLAPKARKFFEKLSDGTWSVKKTKDGKRYKPPASRKLHSILGVETGGPGGRRAGESGHAVADYLKFKDLILRMLDYDPKSRIQPYYALQHSFFKKTADEGTNTSSSVSTSPALEQSQSSGTTSSTSSSSGGSSGTSTSGRARSDPTHHHLHSGGHFGTAMPAIDGDSLCPQARQPYPPPLVWGGGVVPESVTGETHPVQETTFHVPPQHPKALHPHSHAHHHHHGPMMATRPRPRHYTSPTHSSSTQDSMEVVHGHLSMTSLSSSASSSSTSSSSTGNHGNQAYQLRHLPAGALDFGQNGGLSMGLGAFSNPRQETGMAAHPAFSMGTNTGPGHYLAEGHLSMRQGMDREESPMTGVCVQQSSMASS; translated from the exons GAGGAGAGACTTCAGCATGCAAACCTTCGTCTGTCCGGCTTGCGCCCTCTTTTTCTTTACACACTGCTGGTCTTCAGATGGCTGCTCCAATGCCCCATACGCACCAGCAGTACAGTGAGCGCCACCAGCCAAGCACTGACCAATCTGTTACGGTCTTACCGTACAGCGACCAGACGACACAGCTCACTGCCAATCAG AGGCACATGCCCCAGTGCTTTCGTGACCCAACTTCAGCTCCCCTGAGGAAGCTCTCCATTGACCTTATCAAAACATACAAACACATCAATGAG GTGTATTATGCAAAAAAGAAGCGGCGGCACCAACAGGGTCAGGGCGAAGACTCCAGTCACAAAAAAGAAAGGAAGGTCTTCAATGATGGCTATGACGATGATAACTATGACTACATCGTCAAGAATGGGGAGAAGTGGATGGACCGATATGAGATTGATTCCTTGATAGGAAAAGGATCATTTGGACAG gTTGTGAAAGCATACGACCGAGCGGAGCAGGAATGGGTTGCAATTAAGATCATCAAGAACAAGAAAGCTTTCCTCAATCAAGCCCAGATTGAAGTGCGCCTCCTAGAGCTTATGAATAAACATGACACCGAGATGAAATACTACATCG TTCACCTGAAGCGGCACTTCATGTTTCGGAACCACCTCTGCCTCGTGTTTGAGATGCTTTCATATAACCTGTACGACCTGCTCCGAAATACCAACTTCCGCGGCGTCTCGCTCAACCTCACCCGGAAGTTCGCTCAGCAGCTATGCACGGCGCTGCTGTTCCTGGCCACGCCCGAGCTCAGCATCATCCACTGTGACCTGAAGCCCGAGAACATCCTGCTGTGCAACCCGAAGAGGAGTGCCATCAAAATAGTGGACTTTGGCAGCTCGTGCCAGCTGGGACAACGG ATATACCAGTATATCCAAAGTCGCTTCTACCGCTCCCCAGAGGTGCTTCTGGGAATGCCCTACGACCTGGCCATCGACATGTGGTCCTTGGGTTGCATCTTGGTGGAGATGCATACAGGAGAGCCTCTCTTCAGTGGAGCCAATGAG GTGGACCAGATGAACAAAATAGTGGAGGTTCTCGGCATCCCACCTAATCACATAATGGACCTAGCCCCAAAAGCCAGGAAGTTCTTTGAGAAGCTTTCAGATGGTACATGGAGTGTTAAAAAGACCAAAGATGGCAAAAGG TATAAACCTCCAGCTTCGCGGAAGCTCCACTCCATCCTGGGCGTGGAGACCGGGGGTCCGGGTGGGCGGCGGGCAGGCGAGTCTGGCCACGCTGTCGCCGACTACTTGAAGTTCAAGGACCTGATCCTGCGGATGCTGGACTATGACCCCAAGAGCCGCATCCAGCCCTACTATGCCCTGCAGCACAGCTTCTTCAAGAAGACGGCGGATGAGGGGACCAATACGAGCAGCAGCGTGTCAACCAGCCCCGCCTTGGAGCAGTCCCAGTCTTCGGGGACCACCTCCAGCACCTCCTCCAGTTCAG GAGGCTCCTCTGGAACAAGCACCAGTGGCAGAGCGAGATCAGACCCCACCCATCACCACTTACACAGTGGAGGACATTTTGGCACTGCCATGCCAGCCATCGATGGAGACAGCCTCTGCCCACAG GCTCGACAGCCTTACCCGCCTCCGCTGGTGTGGGGAGGCGGCGTCGTACCGGAGTCAGTCACCGGCGAGACCCACCCAGTCCAGGAGACCACCTTCCACGTCCCCCCCCAGCACCCGAAGGCCCTGCATCCCCACTCGCACgctcatcaccaccaccacgggCCCATGATGGCCACGCGGCCGCGCCCGCGCCACTACACCTCCCCGACGCACAGCTCGTCGACCCAGGACTCCATGGAGGTGGTCCACGGCCATCTGTCCATGACCTCCCTGTCTTCCtctgcctcctcttcctcgacaTCTTCCTCTTCCACCGGGAACCACGGCAACCAGGCCTACCAGCTCCGCCATTTGCCCGCCGGAGCGCTCGACTTTGGTCAGAACGGCGGGCTGAGCATGGGGCTAGGTGCCTTCTCGAACCCACGGCAGGAGACCGGCATGGCTGCGCACCCTGCTTTCTCCATGGGCACGAACACGGGGCCTGGCCACTACCTAGCCGAGGGCCACCTGAGCATGAGGCAGGGCATGGACCGGGAGGAGTCTCCAATGACTGGAGTGTGTGTGCAGCAGAGTTCCATGGCCAGCTCGTGA
- the map6b gene encoding microtubule-associated protein 6 homolog isoform X1, producing MAWPCITRACCINRFWSELDKADIAVPLVFTKYSDVQHKQPRGAAAESQPEAAKAPPASAGPDASSSVMRQDFKAWKVRPEPSCKPRNEYQPAAGPFNPVTQYQKDYKAWPIPKKHDHPWIPKADAPTTTTAAAGKVERVAAEMEIGVEKSEIEEKLQEKEVKEPAGRDKSVERKDLQEAPGGGKGRAAADALNRHIKETSTSSSSYRTEFKAYKDVKPVKAIKAACQYKPPAGKESSLETSYSATYRGEQVKAQPADNKLLERRRIRSLYSEPGKEPPKTDKSATRIRPKKTTTGKSVKKAKESKEKKLLAASAKKKDDAAAAAAAAEAGITKKNKEISNRLAEAKQ from the exons ATGGCGTGGCCGTGCATCACGCGGGCTTGCTGCATCAACCGCTTCTGGAGCGAGCTGGACAAGGCGGACATCGCCGTGCCGCTGGTCTTCACCAAATACTCCGACGTCCAGCATAAGCAGCCGAGGGGGGCCGCTGCGGAGAGCCAGCCGGAGGCCGCCAAGGCACCGCCCGCTTCCGCCGGCCCAGATGCCTCCTCCTCCGTCATGCGGCAAGACTTCAAAGCGTGGAAAGTACGCCCGGAGCCCAGCTGCAAACCCCGGAACGAGTACCAGCCAGCGGCCGGCCCCTTCAACCCGGTGACCCAGTACCAGAAGGACTACAAAGCCTGGCCTATCCCCAAGAAACACGACCACCCATGGATCCCCAAAGCCGACGCCCCCacaaccaccaccgccgccgcgggGAAGGTGGAGCGAGTGGCCGCCGAGATGGAGATCGGCGTGGAGAAAAGCGAGATCGAGGAGAAGCTGCAAGAGAAGGAGGTGAAGGAGCCAGCCGGGAGGGACAAGTCCGTCGAGAGGAAAGACCTTCAAGAGGCGCCCGGCGGCGGCAAAGGCAGGGCGGCCGCCGACGCTCTCAACAGGCACATTAAGGAGACCAGCACTTCGAGCAGCAGCTACAG AACTGAATTCAAGGCCTACAAGGACGTGAAACCGGTCAAGGCCATCAAGGCGGCGTGCCAGTACAAACCTCCGGCCGGGAAGGAGAGCAGCTTGGAAACCAGCTACAGCGCCACTTACAGGGGCGAGCAGGTCAAGGCCCAGCCGGCTGACAACAAGCTGCTGGAGCGCAGGAGGATACGCAGCCTGTACAGCGAGCCCGGCAAGGAGCCGCCCAAG acGGACAAATCGGCGACTCGCATCCGGCCAAAGAAAACGACCACGGGGAAGTCTGTGAAGAAGGCTAAGGAGAGCAAGGAGAAGAAGCTTCTAGCCGCTTCGGCCAAGAAGAAAGACgatgcggcggcagcggcggcggcggcggaggcgggCATCACCAAGAAGAACAAAGAGATCAGCAATAGACTGGCCGAGGCTAAACAGTAA
- the map6b gene encoding microtubule-associated protein 6 homolog isoform X2 yields MAWPCITRACCINRFWSELDKADIAVPLVFTKYSDVQHKQPRGAAAESQPEAAKAPPASAGPDASSSVMRQDFKAWKVRPEPSCKPRNEYQPAAGPFNPVTQYQKDYKAWPIPKKHDHPWIPKADAPTTTTAAAGKVERVAAEMEIGVEKSEIEEKLQEKEVKEPAGRDKSVERKDLQEAPGGGKGRAAADALNRHIKETSTSSSSYRTEFKAYKDVKPVKAIKAACQYKPPAGKESSLETSYSATYRGEQVKAQPADNKLLERRRIRSLYSEPGKEPPKDGSEAESTSVLNLL; encoded by the exons ATGGCGTGGCCGTGCATCACGCGGGCTTGCTGCATCAACCGCTTCTGGAGCGAGCTGGACAAGGCGGACATCGCCGTGCCGCTGGTCTTCACCAAATACTCCGACGTCCAGCATAAGCAGCCGAGGGGGGCCGCTGCGGAGAGCCAGCCGGAGGCCGCCAAGGCACCGCCCGCTTCCGCCGGCCCAGATGCCTCCTCCTCCGTCATGCGGCAAGACTTCAAAGCGTGGAAAGTACGCCCGGAGCCCAGCTGCAAACCCCGGAACGAGTACCAGCCAGCGGCCGGCCCCTTCAACCCGGTGACCCAGTACCAGAAGGACTACAAAGCCTGGCCTATCCCCAAGAAACACGACCACCCATGGATCCCCAAAGCCGACGCCCCCacaaccaccaccgccgccgcgggGAAGGTGGAGCGAGTGGCCGCCGAGATGGAGATCGGCGTGGAGAAAAGCGAGATCGAGGAGAAGCTGCAAGAGAAGGAGGTGAAGGAGCCAGCCGGGAGGGACAAGTCCGTCGAGAGGAAAGACCTTCAAGAGGCGCCCGGCGGCGGCAAAGGCAGGGCGGCCGCCGACGCTCTCAACAGGCACATTAAGGAGACCAGCACTTCGAGCAGCAGCTACAG AACTGAATTCAAGGCCTACAAGGACGTGAAACCGGTCAAGGCCATCAAGGCGGCGTGCCAGTACAAACCTCCGGCCGGGAAGGAGAGCAGCTTGGAAACCAGCTACAGCGCCACTTACAGGGGCGAGCAGGTCAAGGCCCAGCCGGCTGACAACAAGCTGCTGGAGCGCAGGAGGATACGCAGCCTGTACAGCGAGCCCGGCAAGGAGCCGCCCAAG GACGGGTCAGAGGCTGAGAGCACCTCTGTTCTAAATCTGCTCTAG
- the dyrk1ab gene encoding dual-specificity tyrosine-(Y)-phosphorylation regulated kinase 1A, b isoform X3 gives MAAPMPHTHQQYSERHQPSTDQSVTVLPYSDQTTQLTANQRHMPQCFRDPTSAPLRKLSIDLIKTYKHINEVYYAKKKRRHQQGQGEDSSHKKERKVFNDGYDDDNYDYIVKNGEKWMDRYEIDSLIGKGSFGQVVKAYDRAEQEWVAIKIIKNKKAFLNQAQIEVRLLELMNKHDTEMKYYIVHLKRHFMFRNHLCLVFEMLSYNLYDLLRNTNFRGVSLNLTRKFAQQLCTALLFLATPELSIIHCDLKPENILLCNPKRSAIKIVDFGSSCQLGQRIYQYIQSRFYRSPEVLLGMPYDLAIDMWSLGCILVEMHTGEPLFSGANEVDQMNKIVEVLGIPPNHIMDLAPKARKFFEKLSDGTWSVKKTKDGKRYKPPASRKLHSILGVETGGPGGRRAGESGHAVADYLKFKDLILRMLDYDPKSRIQPYYALQHSFFKKTADEGTNTSSSVSTSPALEQSQSSGTTSSTSSSSGGSSGTSTSGRARSDPTHHHLHSGGHFGTAMPAIDGDSLCPQARQPYPPPLVWGGGVVPESVTGETHPVQETTFHVPPQHPKALHPHSHAHHHHHGPMMATRPRPRHYTSPTHSSSTQDSMEVVHGHLSMTSLSSSASSSSTSSSSTGNHGNQAYQLRHLPAGALDFGQNGGLSMGLGAFSNPRQETGMAAHPAFSMGTNTGPGHYLAEGHLSMRQGMDREESPMTGVCVQQSSMASS, from the exons ATGGCTGCTCCAATGCCCCATACGCACCAGCAGTACAGTGAGCGCCACCAGCCAAGCACTGACCAATCTGTTACGGTCTTACCGTACAGCGACCAGACGACACAGCTCACTGCCAATCAG AGGCACATGCCCCAGTGCTTTCGTGACCCAACTTCAGCTCCCCTGAGGAAGCTCTCCATTGACCTTATCAAAACATACAAACACATCAATGAG GTGTATTATGCAAAAAAGAAGCGGCGGCACCAACAGGGTCAGGGCGAAGACTCCAGTCACAAAAAAGAAAGGAAGGTCTTCAATGATGGCTATGACGATGATAACTATGACTACATCGTCAAGAATGGGGAGAAGTGGATGGACCGATATGAGATTGATTCCTTGATAGGAAAAGGATCATTTGGACAG gTTGTGAAAGCATACGACCGAGCGGAGCAGGAATGGGTTGCAATTAAGATCATCAAGAACAAGAAAGCTTTCCTCAATCAAGCCCAGATTGAAGTGCGCCTCCTAGAGCTTATGAATAAACATGACACCGAGATGAAATACTACATCG TTCACCTGAAGCGGCACTTCATGTTTCGGAACCACCTCTGCCTCGTGTTTGAGATGCTTTCATATAACCTGTACGACCTGCTCCGAAATACCAACTTCCGCGGCGTCTCGCTCAACCTCACCCGGAAGTTCGCTCAGCAGCTATGCACGGCGCTGCTGTTCCTGGCCACGCCCGAGCTCAGCATCATCCACTGTGACCTGAAGCCCGAGAACATCCTGCTGTGCAACCCGAAGAGGAGTGCCATCAAAATAGTGGACTTTGGCAGCTCGTGCCAGCTGGGACAACGG ATATACCAGTATATCCAAAGTCGCTTCTACCGCTCCCCAGAGGTGCTTCTGGGAATGCCCTACGACCTGGCCATCGACATGTGGTCCTTGGGTTGCATCTTGGTGGAGATGCATACAGGAGAGCCTCTCTTCAGTGGAGCCAATGAG GTGGACCAGATGAACAAAATAGTGGAGGTTCTCGGCATCCCACCTAATCACATAATGGACCTAGCCCCAAAAGCCAGGAAGTTCTTTGAGAAGCTTTCAGATGGTACATGGAGTGTTAAAAAGACCAAAGATGGCAAAAGG TATAAACCTCCAGCTTCGCGGAAGCTCCACTCCATCCTGGGCGTGGAGACCGGGGGTCCGGGTGGGCGGCGGGCAGGCGAGTCTGGCCACGCTGTCGCCGACTACTTGAAGTTCAAGGACCTGATCCTGCGGATGCTGGACTATGACCCCAAGAGCCGCATCCAGCCCTACTATGCCCTGCAGCACAGCTTCTTCAAGAAGACGGCGGATGAGGGGACCAATACGAGCAGCAGCGTGTCAACCAGCCCCGCCTTGGAGCAGTCCCAGTCTTCGGGGACCACCTCCAGCACCTCCTCCAGTTCAG GAGGCTCCTCTGGAACAAGCACCAGTGGCAGAGCGAGATCAGACCCCACCCATCACCACTTACACAGTGGAGGACATTTTGGCACTGCCATGCCAGCCATCGATGGAGACAGCCTCTGCCCACAG GCTCGACAGCCTTACCCGCCTCCGCTGGTGTGGGGAGGCGGCGTCGTACCGGAGTCAGTCACCGGCGAGACCCACCCAGTCCAGGAGACCACCTTCCACGTCCCCCCCCAGCACCCGAAGGCCCTGCATCCCCACTCGCACgctcatcaccaccaccacgggCCCATGATGGCCACGCGGCCGCGCCCGCGCCACTACACCTCCCCGACGCACAGCTCGTCGACCCAGGACTCCATGGAGGTGGTCCACGGCCATCTGTCCATGACCTCCCTGTCTTCCtctgcctcctcttcctcgacaTCTTCCTCTTCCACCGGGAACCACGGCAACCAGGCCTACCAGCTCCGCCATTTGCCCGCCGGAGCGCTCGACTTTGGTCAGAACGGCGGGCTGAGCATGGGGCTAGGTGCCTTCTCGAACCCACGGCAGGAGACCGGCATGGCTGCGCACCCTGCTTTCTCCATGGGCACGAACACGGGGCCTGGCCACTACCTAGCCGAGGGCCACCTGAGCATGAGGCAGGGCATGGACCGGGAGGAGTCTCCAATGACTGGAGTGTGTGTGCAGCAGAGTTCCATGGCCAGCTCGTGA